One Leptospira fainei serovar Hurstbridge str. BUT 6 genomic window, GTACTTTCATTCCCGAGGCAAGAGAATTCGCACTGGCGTCCTGGTCTTATCAAAACAGGAAGCCTTCGGGTAATTCCACCGATACTGTCCCGCTTTCCCGAGGGTTATATCTTCCGCTACTATCGCCGGGAGGATGTTTCGGCGTACTCGGATTGGATCGCGAAGGTAGAGAACCGTTAGAACCGGGAGAGGACGCGTTGCTGCACTCTATGTTAAACCAGATCGCGTTGGCAGTGGAAAGGATTCAGCTTCTTGGCCTACGTGAAAACGCGAGAATGGTGGAAGAATCCGAAAGACTTCACTCGGCGTTATTTAATTCGGTCAGCCATGAATTTCGTACTCCTTTAACTATTATTAGGGCTTCTCTAGACCTTCTGGATGGCACCGTCGATCGATCGGCTGAAAAAGAAATTTCCCTATTAGCCGAAGTGCGCAGCGCATATAGAAAACTTGAAAGATTGGTAAATAATCTTTTAGACATGACCCGTTTGGAGTCGGGCAGGTTGAAGCTAGATCTGCAATGGGAGGATCCGGCGGATTTAGTGCTAGGCGCCGTTGCGGAAGAAGAATCGGAAAGAGGATCGCACCGTTTAACGGCGGAAGTGGACCAAAATATGCCTTTGGTTCGATTAGACAACCGCATTATGCAGCAGGTATTAATTCATCTTATTCAGAACGCTTTTCTGCATACGCCTGAAGGAACTCCGGTGACAGTTCGCGCCAGCGTTCCGAGAGATCATCTTCTCTTAGTCGTAGAGGATAAAGGACCTGGTATTCCGAAAGGCGAGGAAGAGCGGATTTTCGATAAGTTCACGAAAGTTTCTTCCTACGCTCACGGAACCGGACTCGGCCTTTCCATCTGTAAGGGGCTGGTCGAGGCGCAAGGCGGTCGTATCTGGGCGGAGAATCGTGCGGAAGGTGGGGCTCGATTCTTGATTCGGATTCCTGTAATGACTTTCCCGCCTTTGGAGGAAGACATTGGGTAGTCCGGTCATTTTAGTCATCGATGACGAAATTCAAATTCGCAGACTATTAAGAATGGCCTGCGAACCGGAAGGTTATAAATTAGAGGAGGCCGTTTCAGTAGAAGATGCATTATCAAAATTTTATATGGTCCGTCCCGATGTCGTCGTTTTAGATTTAGGTTTACCGGAGAAAGGTGGAGAGGAATTTCTCATTCAAATTCGGGATTCCGGTGCGAAAGTTCCCGTTTTAGTGCTAAGCGTTAAGGACTCTGAAAAAGATAAGATCCATCTATTGGATGCAGGGGCGGACGATTATCTGACCAAGCCTTTCGGAGTCGGGGAATTTTTAGCGAGGATCCGTGTGCTTCTCCGTCATTCGTCTCCTGAAAAAACGGACGTTAAAGTAAAGATCGGAAGTCTAGAATTGGATTTCGGAACAAGGCGAGTAACGAAATCAGGAAAAGATGTTCGCTTGACTCCGACGGAGTATTCTTTTCTAAAATTGCTCGCAACATATCCGGGCAAGATTATCACTCAGACGCAGATTTTGAAGGAGCTCTGGGGTCCGAACCAGATTTCGGAAGCGGGTTATTTGCGCGTCTATGTAAATCAGATTCGGAAAAAAATCGAAGCCGATCCGAGTAAGCCGGAAATACTGATTACGGAGCCTGGCGTAGGCTATTACTTAAAAGCGGAAGATCAGTCCGCGAAATTCTAAAGAAATTCGATTTCTTTAGAAAAACGAATCAGGAATAAACCCGAGCCTTCGGCGAGTTCCCAATTGTGAAGTTCGGGTTCTTCTTCCCATGTCTCCAAGTTGCAAAGAATCAAGTCGGCTTCTCCCAAAACGATCGGATCGGATTCTCTCAAAATCGGAATCTTTTCCTTCTTAAGCAGGTTTCGATCCTTCTGAGGTAGTCTTTGAACCGCTCCTCTCGGATCCCAAACAGAAACTTTGGACCCCAGGTTCTTAGCTAATCTGCTTGCCAAAGTCAATAACTTTGAGTCGGTTTCCGAATACATCGCGACTG contains:
- a CDS encoding response regulator, yielding MGSPVILVIDDEIQIRRLLRMACEPEGYKLEEAVSVEDALSKFYMVRPDVVVLDLGLPEKGGEEFLIQIRDSGAKVPVLVLSVKDSEKDKIHLLDAGADDYLTKPFGVGEFLARIRVLLRHSSPEKTDVKVKIGSLELDFGTRRVTKSGKDVRLTPTEYSFLKLLATYPGKIITQTQILKELWGPNQISEAGYLRVYVNQIRKKIEADPSKPEILITEPGVGYYLKAEDQSAKF